Below is a genomic region from Mustela lutreola isolate mMusLut2 chromosome 1, mMusLut2.pri, whole genome shotgun sequence.
CTTGGGGTCGCCCCCAGAGGGAGAGTGTCCTGGCCTGGTGGGGCAGTGCGAGAGGGCTCCTTCTTTGCCCCGAAGGGACTCAGAGTCACCCGCACACAGGGGACCGGGGCTTGGCCCGGGGCCCCCGACGTGTGGGGAGCAGCCCACACGCCACCAGCCGCCCCACACCTGGGCAAACCAGGATTGTGGAGCGTGAGGGCGGGGCGGTGTGCGAGGGGACGCTGCCCCAGCTGCAGCCTTCAGGGAAGAAGCAACATGGGGCCTGGGGTCCCCGGGGCCAAAACCCCTCCCTGTGCTGGAGGGGAGGctccccgctcccccccccccccccgctcctgcCCCGCTGGCAGAGCCCAGGCCTTGGTGGCAGGGACAGCCGCACAGCTCTGCACAGCGTCCACGGACATGTAGGGACAGAGAAGCGTCCGGCTCGCCTGGGACACTCTGGGAAGAGTCCTCCCCCGGGGTACACAGACACGCAAGCCCCCCAAATCGCGGACCCAGAGCGGGAAGCAACCGCAGGGTCTGCCACAGAGTGGACCCGCCCACACACACCACGGAGCACGAGGCGGCCGTCCACAGCACATCCGGAGACGTGCCACAGCACGACGGACCCCGGGGACACCGGCCCGACCACCGAGCCCGCATGGGGCGGGGGCCTATGTGTGCGACGTGCCGGGCACAGGCCGGGCCCCGCAGAGATGGAGAGCAGAGCTGAGGCTgacaggggtggggcggggtgggggtggccacGGGCTGCTTTCTGGACGACACAAACATGTTTTCTAAAACGGATCACAGGGATAGAGACGCAGCTCTGTGAATGTGCTCAGACACCTCACGACATACTTGCAGGGGGCGGGTGGTGGGGTATGCGAGCTATGTCTCCAGAAAGCCGTGTGAAGATAGGAGAGGACGTGCGAGCCTTGCCCTGCACGCCGGGAGGGAGGCCCTGGGTCAGGCGGGAGAGCGGGGCCCCTGGGCCGGCgctccccacccagcacccaCCCACGCctcacccagcccccagcccccgggCCGGGACACGGGGCCGTCACGTCTGCCTCGGCGGGCTCACGGGGCTGGCCGTTCCCCGGTTATGCTCCTGCACAGACTAGCAGAATTTAGGGTCACATGAAAGCCAGGAAGTGGGGGGAGCGTGGTCACTCCAGACGTGCCTTCCAGgaggccctggggcagggtgggggtggggcaagagGAAGTGTGGCGTCCCTGGGCCTGGATCCTCCGCTTGGGGTGGGGGCCCATGGGGAGGGGGTGCACACTGGGGCCAGAAGGCGGGGAGCCCATCCGACAGGGGGGTCTGGGCTGTGGAAAGCTCTGTGGGCACTTTCCCGGCAGAGGGCCCCGTGGCCTAGTGTGTGGGTGGCGTGGGGACCCTGCCCCAGCTCCCCGCTGTTATCTGGAGTCAGAGACTTAAGCCCTGTGTTAGGAGCTGGGGAGACAGCGTGGCGCAGCCCTGGGGGAGGATTCCTCCGCCCTAGAAGAGGAAAACCAGCCGCTGACGGAAAGACTGCGGCCAGATGGGTGTCCCCTCCGTCCTGATGGCCCTGGGCGGCTGGGCCTCACCTGcagctgctgggggggggggcgcggaggGGGGTCTGGTGTGCGTCCCCGGGGGCCTGGGCACCCACCCTGCTGCAGCCACACCTCATCCGCACACACCGGGAAATGGGCAGAGCAAGCGCGCCAGGCCCCAGGGCCCTTCCCGGCCCCAGCCCCCCTCAGCCTGCCCTGCCGGCCTCTGCCCGCTATAACCTGGCGTCCCCCGGTCTCTCACTCCCTCTTGCAAAGTAAACAGACCTCCCACATGGCGACACACGAACATCCCAGAAGATGGGGGGctcgcggggggtgggggaagcactGGGGGCCTTCACTCTCTTCCTCGGCCCAGGAACTCCCCCACAACCTGGGCCCTGCCTGCTCCCCACGGGACGGTCCCCACAGGAAGGGGCACCCAGGCCCAGGCGAGGTGTCCAGCCAAGGAGGGCCTGCCGGCCGCTTGTTTGCAGTGTGGGAGACACCCCACTCTGGTCCCCAAGCAGAGACCTGGAGCTCGTCTTCCGCTGTGCAGAAGGGACACTGAGTCACGGCTAGGACACCCCGGGGCTATTGTCACAGGccctctccctcctcagcctccagCCAGGGAGCAGCCCGGAGGGGGAGGGGCGTCCAGCCAGCTCCTGCCTGAGGCtctgagcctgggggtggggtggagcagCCCCCCAGCTGCAGGCCCACTTCCTGGATTCCTGAGGACCTGCAAGGCCCCCCCACCgctgccctcccctccaccctcaTTCCCGCCGGCCTGTGCTGGGGccccaggcagggagggggctctGCCGGCCTGGGGTAAGGCGGGGAGCGTGCACGGGAGACCGAGGACACAGCTGCTCTCcggcccttcctcctccccccgcaGAAAGATGACTGTGCCTCTGGGGCTGGAGCGGGTGGGGGGACACGGGGGTCTCTGGGAGGCTGCAGAGCGGGGCGCCCATGGGGAGAACAGCTGGCGGAGGCGCTGGGCCGTGTGCGGGTGTGCGCGGCGGCCTGCGCCGGACGTGCTCAGATGAGCGATGGGATTCCTCCCCGAGCCTTGAGTTGGGGTCCGCGGGGCTGTGGGGCCCCATGAATTATTTCTCTAAGGAGAATACCGTTGACTCTGCTCTCCGGGCGCCTTCCGGACCTTCCCCATCACTTTAAATCAACGCTGAAAGGCGGCGTTGGCCCGGACCTTCACCCTCCAAGTGGAGGGAGCCGTGAGGCCCACGTGACGCGGCCGTCCCCGGTCTGGGTGTCCCTCAGGGCAGAGGGGGGTTGCGGAGCCAGCCCCCACTTCCTGCTGCCCCTGCAAGGCCCCCCGAGGAGGGAAGCAGCAGGGCTCTCCTCGGGTCATAGCGGCACCAGAGGATGTGGCTCCCGGGGGCTGGGGGCAACCGCGTCCTAGCTCAGGGGCCGTGTGGCCCACCAGGCTCAGTACGCCGGTGCTTTCTGGTTTGCTCCCAAGTCCCTAGGCCCAGCCGGGCTGCATGAAGCCTGCCCACAGGCACACTCACGCCGGCAGTCCCAGTTCGGGCGGCCTGTTCCCACCACCGTGCTCAGCGCACAGCACCCAGGACTCACGGAGCACAACCACAGGGGCCTGTGGCACACAGAGCCACTGGCCAGCTTGGCCGCTGGCACATCTCCCAGCCGCAGCCCCTCAACGCATGCCTGCGGGTCCTTCTAGACTGTCCACCCAGGGTGCCGACGGCACTGCCCGGGCTGTCCTGGCCCCGGGGCCTTCCAGCCGGTGGGCCTTTCCACCTCTCCCCCCCGTTTCCCGCCTCCTGTTAGGTTGGTCTGCTGAACACGGCTTCCTCTGGGTCCTGCCTTAGACCCCTCGGTGCTCAAGAGCCACTGGCGGTGCCCCCCGTCCCTCAACGGGACCGGCTCCCGGCCGGTGGCGCTCGCCCTGCCCCTCCTGACAAGCTGCCCGCACAACCTGCCTCACGAAGACCCCGTTTgggccccagccccgcccctccccccctgAGGCTCCCAGGGCCGGACCGTGTCCTGCAGGCCGGTGCCCTGTGTGCGGGGGGCGCTGGACAGAGGACACAGAGCCTGGGGCTTTGCTCCACACGTGGGATTTTACTGCGGCCGTCACAGGCCGAACCAGCCGGGCACGCCGCCGCGCCGGggatcctggctctgctgctgccgctgccgctGCTCCTCTAGGAGCTTGTCCTGGATGTCGCCACCGCTGGGGCTGCCGTCGGGGCTCTGCTTTTTCTCGGGAAACAGGTCGGGGAACGTGAAGGTCTGTCCGTGGGCCTGCCGGGGAGACAAGTACTTGGGCTTGGACACCACACTGGCCCCGGGACCCTCCTGCCCCAAGCCCCCGGAGATGGCCACGCGGCCGCAAGTCCGGGGCACTGTCCCCGTGTGGAGCGCGAACATGTCGGCCGGCCACTGGACACTGCCCCCTTTTCATCGGCATTATCTCTTTATGGAGGGGTGTCTGCGGAGGCGGAGGCCTCGTTAAAAGCAGCCCAGCAAAGCGCCCATTCACGGGCGTGGGGGCAGCCCGGTCGGACCGGGGGGCAGGAGTGAGGCACAGGAAAACACGGCACGAGTCACGTCTGGTGCCGCGCTGAGACTTTTTCCATCCAAAATACCTACAGGCCTTTACCCACATTAAAGCCTACCCCTCCTCCTGGCTCGGAGCTCGGCAAATAAAACGCATATAACGTACAAAGAAATGTACATATGCAGCAGTCTATAAATCAAGACCGGCTTTGCAAATTAACTGGTTTTACGTCTTTCACTAAAAGTTCAGAATGTGCCAGCGTCGGCCAAGCCCCAGCCCAGACCCCCAGCACGTGTGCAGGGCACCGGCCCTTGCGGGCGCGGAGGGGGGACCCCAGCCACAGTGAGGTGCCTTTCAGCTCGCCTCGGCTCACGAGCGGCCCCCCAAGATcagggcatgggggtgggggagtgagggGGGCGCACACCAGGGCAGCGCTGTCTGTTTCCAGACGGgcaaaaaagcatggaggacagcATCTGTATCTGGaaaattttaataagtaaaatcagTAAAGTGCACTGGTTCTTGGAGACCCTTGTTTTGTAAAGAAATTTGGCTTTGGGCAGGCAGCCAAGTATGATCTGAAACAGCCCCCACGCCCCACCCGAGAAGGGAAGGTTTATAAATTCTGGTCGCATGGCGCGGCGTGCGGGCCCGAGTGTAGACAGCGGGGCCGCGGGCCCTGGTAGCCGGCCGGGGGCAGGACGAGCTCACCCGCTCAACAGGgcactttctttctttgtaaaacaCCGAAGGGCGGCAGTTTCCACGCAGGCTGACTGCCCAGAACAGGGATTTATGTTTAACACATCGAGGTGATTTTGCTGGTTTTCTGAGGGGGGGGACCCAAAacgacattttaaaatataagcaccGAGATGCCGGTTTGCAAGAGTTCTGGGAACACGGAGCCGGCGAGGATTCTTCCTTTCTCACCAGAGACCAGGGCCACTTGCGCGCGTCCCTCTCTGGGGACCATCACCTTGTGCTTTTCCAACGAGAACCCTCAACCCCCCTTCACGGCGCAGAGTTGGTCAGCAGAACAGGCCGGGGAAGGAGCAGTGTGGGAACCGGCCCTGGGCCGGCGCTCCCAAGCGCCCCCCGGGCCACCGCCTGGGCCCCAGAGGGCTTTGGCTGGCCGCTGACGTGCGGAGGGCTGTGGAGGGGGGACGCAGGCCCGCAGAGATGTGTATCAGGTTGTCGGGGGGAAACATGGGGCCCCCGCCCCGCCGGACGGGCTCTTCCGCAGCAGTCAACTCAAAATAGATTCGGAAACTTAATTTGTGTTCGCGATTGACCCTCTGTGTGCTTTACAATTAGCTCTGTTTTTAGAAGCCCCAGAGCGGGGCCCACGGGGACACGCTGGGAGAGGTCGGCCCCGGCAGCAGGGGGCAGAGAAGGGACCCCTTCGGGGGGCAAGGGCCTGAGCTTCCTGCTGGTCTGCAGGCCGGGCCGGGGCATGCAGGACTTGGGGGCAGGGGGCCCACGACGAACTGTCGCTGTGGGCCGGCAGGACTCCTGCCCAGTGGGGTCCCTGCCCCCGGCCACGCTGCCCGGCTTCATGTGGGAAAAGAGGCGCGCCCCGTGGCAGCTGGGCCGCGGGGTCGGAGCGGGCTGCGGTGGGGCCCGGGGAAGAATGCGAGGGCTCGGCGGACTCAGAAGCCACTTGTAACCGTCGCTGGCCCGCGGAGGGCTGGGTGGCGAGTGCCCGTGAGGGGGGTGTCTGCCCGCACGCGTGACAGAGACAGATGGCCTGATCTCACACTCAGGACACAGGCGCCTTTATATGGCCAACGGGAGCTCTCTCCACCTGGGTTGGCTGCTTTTAAGCACGGCAAATATCAGGCCAAATAATTACACGGGCCCCTGTTTAGAACAACAACTGTGACTGTTTCTCAGAGAAGCTGCCACGCTGACCCTCCTGACTAGCGGCCGCCCAGGCGAGGTTTGCACAATAGCGCTACTGCCATCTAGCGGCCACGGGCGGCCGCCTCCTGCTGCAGGCTCAGCGGGGGCAGTCAACACCGGTATGGAAGAATCTAGAAGCCACCCCCTCACTGGGGGGTTTCAAGCAGTGGGGGCAGCGAATGCACCCTGGTTGCAGGGCCGACCCTGGCAGGTTTGCACACAGGTGGTGGGGGACAGGCCATCTCCGGGAGGGCTCATCTGCCCAAGCTCGTCTGGGGTCCCcgtgggaagggtggagtctaAGCAGGGGGCTCTGGGGCTGTGGGTCTGCCTCTTCCCCTAGACGGAGATGGGCAGTggaccctctccccatgccccagGACAGGCAGGAGACACGGTCAAGAGAACCTGGCAGAATGTGCTGGAGCCATACAGCTCAGCCCAAAGGGAAGGGGGTTCAGCCAGGACCCCGGGGCACCTGCAACGGGTCCAGCTCTAAGATCCAAGCCATCAACTGCCTCCCCCGCCCCTGTCCTCCAGGGCCCTGTCCCTCTGAGGACACGCTCTCCAGAGCCAggagctttggtttccatgtaaGCCCAGACCCCTGGGCATGAGTGGGCCTGCCCAAGCCCAAAGCACATTCAAAGTCCAAAGGCACGACAGAGCGGGCCTGCATCCTCTCCTCCCAGGGACGGACTGTGCTCTGAGCCCCAGCTCCACCTGGGGCTTCGCTGGGATTAGGACTAAGTGCAGGCTCTGCCCCGCGCCCGCCACAGGCCTTGAGCTCCTGCCTCTCAGGGCTTCCCTGGGCCCCAGGCGGGGGCCGCTGCACAAACacatcccccaccccgccccccgtaCCAAGGTCACGGTGGTGGTAAGTCACGCCCAGCACTTGGGCCTCTGCCCGAAGCCCACTCACCAGCTGCACATAGGCCACCTTGTAGTCTGGTCTCTTCACCCTGACGTTCCTGTGGTCCCTCTTCCTGTTAGaacctgtggggggggggggcacaacaCACTGTACTACGAGCACGAGACCTTCAGTCCAACTCATCCAGAAACCCACTTTCTAGAAAGAGGCAAACACGTCAGACTTGGTCTCCCACAGAGGGCAATGGGTCGCACCCGAACGTGACCGGTTTGTGGGTCCAGAGTGGGCGTGAGGAGACGGCGTCGCCACTGTGCGTCTCCGCTCCCGAATGGGTCTAGAAGAAATCAGGAGACCCCTTCTCCCATTTGTCAGCACAGTGACCCTACAACTCAGGGTGCAGTGGGGGGTCGGGGCCCAGGATAGAAGAACAAGGGGGTCAGGGAACCAAGAAGAAAGCGCTCTGCTGACCCTGCTTCCGAGGCAGCCGAGGGCAGAGCCCAGAGCAAGAGCGGGGCTGCCTACCCGAGCTCCAGCCCCGGCTCTGCTCCATTGGCAGTGTGGGCCCGGGAAGCCACCGCAACCCCGAGCACCTCGGTTCCGGGGCAAGAACCGGCACCCCGCAGAGGCTGGCATGAGGCTTCCTGGGCTCGCCCACCCCCACCGAGGGCAGCAGGGGCCTGGCACGCACCATGCTGCACCCTTGTCCGCACGGCGGCCACAGGCACGTTGTAGATACGCTCGAGGTAATTCCGGAGGTCCACCCTGGTCATCCTGGGGTAGAGATGGAAGAAAAGCAAGTCCCAGCCAGGCTGAGATGAACAGCAGCCACGTGACCCACCCGCGGTCTCTCCCTTCCCccgcacacaagtagggggaggccGCAGGGAGCTCATGCTCACTGGGGGCCAGGCTCCCGGGCAGAGCTCTCCCTAGGGAAGGGTCAGTGTGGGGGTGCCCCCCACTGCCAGGAGCCCAGCCCTCCAGGGCCAGTCTCATGCACAGCTGCTATCCCACCGGGCCTTCCCTAAAAGTTGGTGGGCGAGGCCCCCTCCTCCTTCCACCGAAAATGGCCCTGCccagccacccccagccccttgccCTGGGACAGTCACACCCTGAGGCTCTGCAGCAGGGCCCTGCAGTCTGGGGACAGGGTTGTGTGTCCCTCTGGCGCTGGGGGCCTCGGTAAGGGAACCACCAGGAAAACTAGGTTTTTGGAAGCTGCAGTAAACAGCTCGGAGAGCCTGGGGCCAGGCGCCTGGGAACAGCGCGGAGCTCCATGCAGTTCAAGTGCGGAGGCAAAGAAGTGTGGGGCCTCCATGGGGCTTCGCCTcgcgggggggaggggcagtcgtTGGGGGATGGGAGGGCATGGGGGGCAGCCTGGCCTCACCCGAGGCTCTGCAAACAGCAAGCCCTCGGTCAATATTTGCAGAGCAGCTCAGAGGGCTGCCTGTGGTGTTTCCACAGCGGGGAGAAGCCCCACAAAAGAGCCAGGTTCTGTGACCCCTGCAGAACGAGGGGACACTCCCCGGCCTGCATTCCTCAGGGGCTTACTCCATGGGGATCCGGAACTGCACGGTGTCCTCGGGCTGGGCCGTGCCGGGCCGCACCAGCCGAATGAAGAAGTTTGTTCGGAAGATGCGGAGCTGGGGGTTACCCAGCTGGTATAGAGGGTACCTGGGGGGGGGGATGCGTTCATGTCAGACACAGAACACAGGACCCCGGGGCGCCCCTGGCGGACCACGGCTCGATTACccactgcagcagcagcagcaggaagccAAGGGAGCAGTTCTCCCCAGGCCAGCGCCCCAGGGTCCCCTTGGTTCACTGCACGGTTTGGCCCAGCGTGGGCCCCAAGACTCGTGTACCCACCAACGTGTGTGGGCTGCGGCCCTTAGGAAAGGACTTGTCTAGTGCCTCAAGCGATTGGCCTGCCGTGGGGCCACAGCCCCGGTTCACCCCGCAGCAGGGGCGGGCGTCACTTGCACAGACTCTGCGTGGTGGGGAGAAGCACCCATCACCAGGCCCTGCTAACCCACTCCCCCACCCAGAACGAGCAGAGGCCGCTGGAGAGCACTGAAAGCTCACCGCCCACGACCACAGCCAGGGGAGGAGGGCGCCTTCGGTGTGCAGGGGCcgggcctggggggtggggcatgcAGGGACCCGGCGCCATTGCGGGTCTCACGGGTAAGCCTGGGGCCACTCTGCAGCCCTGCCTGTGGCACCCTGAAAGGGAGGCTCAGGGAGACCAAATTCTGAGCGGGTGAGGATGAGGAGGGCCGGGGGGCGAGAGGAGCAGTGAGCCTCAGGGCCCAGCAGGCACCTGGGGCCTGTGGGCAGTGCGGGGGCTCTGGGAGGCCAGGGCACCTGTAGGACGGACTGGTCACATGCCATCTGCCCGTGACCGTGTCGCCACGTGGCAGCTGCCCAGCAGGGTGGGCACTGGGGGAGGCTGGAAGGACCGCTGAGGAAGGCCGCCCGCGGAACAAGAGGCCTGCTTCGTTGTACCCTCCACTGGAGTTAGGGCCAAGGCCGGCCACCCAAGGGCTCACTTATTCCCCCTGCTGACCAGCTGTAGCACTGCAGGGGGACAAGGGCAGCCCTGGGGCAGCTGTGCGGGTAAGGACGCGGGGGCTCAGACCCCgcctggggctggagggacgCCCAGGTGAGGGTCAGAGGTCAGGGGCCTAGGGCCGGCAGGTCAGGACTCTCCCCTGGCGTCCAAGGCCTCCTCCTCCGGGCCCTCCACGCACGGCCCGCACCGCCGGGGGCCCCCCTGCCCCTCGGCCCGCCGGCCCCTCCCGCCGATTCCCCAAGCCCGACCCCGCTCAAGGGCAGCTCCCGACTGCCCCGGCCTGCTCCAAGCACCGCGCCCTGGCGGGCTGCCGCCGGCCCTACCTCCCCGGGGCCCCGAGGGTGACTCCCCCGCGCCCCTCCCGAGCCGCCCCGGCCGCCGCGTGGACACGCCGCCCCGCGGCCAAGCCCGCCGCCCCGCCTGCTCCCCGGCCCGCGCCCGCCCTCGACACCTGCCggcgcaccccccaccccgccaggcCAACGCGCATGCGTGCAGGCGGCGCTCGTTCGCTCTCGGCCGGTCCGCTCGCCGGGAGCCGGTGCGTCGCCTGCGCTGCGGGGGCTGCGGGGGCTGCGGGGGCTGCGGGGGTCCCGGCGACGCGGGCGGGGCGACCCTCCCTCGCGTGCGCCCCACGTGGGCGCCGCGTCCGCAGACCCCCGaccggccccgcccccccgccccccgggcccGCGCCCCCCGCCACTCACAGCACGTTCCGCGCCATCGCCGGATTCCGGGCCGCGGACGGAAGGAGGGGCGCGCATGGCCTGCGTGGACCCATCACAGCGCCCCCTGGCTTCCGGGAGGGGCCGCGGCGCCCCGCCcacggccccgccccggccccgccccgcgcacctgcccctccgccccgccccgtTAACTGGCCACGCCCACTGCATCGCTCCGCCCACGATCCTCCCACCGCTCCCCGCCTATTGcctcggccccgccccgcgcACCTGCCCCACCGCCCCGCCCACTGCCTCGCCCACCGCCCCGCCCACCGCACCTGCCGCACTCACTGCACCTGTCTCATTCTGCCCCACCTTCCTGTCTCTTCGCCCCCGACCCACGTCCCTACCCCCTGCTCTTGCCCCACCCACTGTCCCTGCCCCACGCACCTGGCCCCTACCTGGCCTGCCCATGTGAGCGGCACCGCTGACCTGCATCCCTGTAAGAGCCCAGAGGCCCCCGGCGTCTCTCCCAAGTCCCGCACACCCTTGAGCGTCTAGAACCCATTTCGCCCCGGTACCTCGCCTTCCcgctctctgcccctcacacccCGCCCACGCCCCGCAGCATCCTCTTAGTCCCGCATGTCCCCCGCCACACCCTTCTGCACCCCACACTACCCCATAGGCCATGCCCTGGCGCCCGCAGGAACTGTAGACCGTGGGCAGCCAGTCTTCCAGCTgctggcagaggtggggggagggaaagtGGGAAAGGGGTGGGTGCGTGGCCCTCATGTGAGGTCCGTCTCTCCACCTGGCCAGGGTGGCTTTATCCCTTCCCTGATCTGGGGCTCCAAGGCCCCTCACAGCGCTTCCAGGCAGCCCTGggcccctcttcccacccctggGTCCCCTTTGCCGTACAGCTTCCCGTACAGCCGTTACTCAGGGGACGCCCGCTCTGTAGGGCACATCTGGGACCTCATGCCCCCTCCTCCCAACCTGCATGAAGACCTTTGGGGAGGGCCAGGTTgcagcctcctcctccagcccgaGGCCCCACGCTTGACCTGTCTCCTGTGCATCATGGCTTCTGGCCGTTCCTCCATCCCCTTagctgcctctcccccaccacagTGGCCTGTTGACTCGGCACCAACAGCAACTTCAATGCTCTTCAGAGCCAGGAGGACATGAGGGGGGTGTCAGGCAATCTTCAGGGAGAGAATGGACCCCTAGGAATTAGGGAAAGGGTCTCACCTCTAGGGTCGGGGTGGATGGTGCGGAAGGCAGCAGGGAGGCTGAAGCTGATGGCTGCCCCAGGCTGAGAAATGGACAGCCTGGGTCGTGGAGAGGGGCCGGAGCGCCCTCCTTCTCCCTGTGTTTGGCATAAGTGGGTTCCCCTGGAATGCAGATACTGAAGATGAGGGGCAGGCACTGGGGACGGGTTTGCTGCCACAGCGGGGGCGGCCTGCCTGCTGGGGGAGGCCCGGAGAAGGCAGAAGggcaggcccccaggccctgTGTGGGAAGAAGTCAGTGGAGAGGAAGCACGCTGAGCGGCAGGGAGAGTGAGGGAGCTGGATTATGGGGGTCCCCGGGGCCAGGAGGCTTCTTTTTAGGAAGCGCTGTTTGACCTCCCAGGCGTGTCATTGTTTGGGAAGGGCCTTTGGAGGTGTGGCTGGATGCTGGACTCCGAGTTGGGTGAGGCTCAGCGGCGGACAGCGGTCAGTGGACTCGGCGTG
It encodes:
- the MRPL23 gene encoding large ribosomal subunit protein uL23m isoform X2, with the protein product MRVGLAGYPLYQLGNPQLRIFRTNFFIRLVRPGTAQPEDTVQFRIPMEMTRVDLRNYLERIYNVPVAAVRTRVQHGSNRKRDHRNVRVKRPDYKVAYVQLAHGQTFTFPDLFPEKKQSPDGSPSGGDIQDKLLEEQRQRQQQSQDPRRGGVPGWFGL
- the MRPL23 gene encoding large ribosomal subunit protein uL23m isoform X4, with the translated sequence MEMTRVDLRNYLERIYNVPVAAVRTRVQHGSNRKRDHRNVRVKRPDYKVAYVQLAHGQTFTFPDLFPEKKQSPDGSPSGGDIQDKLLEEQRQRQQQSQDPRRGGVPGWFGL
- the MRPL23 gene encoding large ribosomal subunit protein uL23m isoform X1; its protein translation is MGPRRPCAPLLPSAARNPAMARNVLYPLYQLGNPQLRIFRTNFFIRLVRPGTAQPEDTVQFRIPMEMTRVDLRNYLERIYNVPVAAVRTRVQHGSNRKRDHRNVRVKRPDYKVAYVQLAHGQTFTFPDLFPEKKQSPDGSPSGGDIQDKLLEEQRQRQQQSQDPRRGGVPGWFGL
- the MRPL23 gene encoding large ribosomal subunit protein uL23m isoform X3, whose protein sequence is MARNVLMTRVDLRNYLERIYNVPVAAVRTRVQHGSNRKRDHRNVRVKRPDYKVAYVQLAHGQTFTFPDLFPEKKQSPDGSPSGGDIQDKLLEEQRQRQQQSQDPRRGGVPGWFGL